CGGCGGACCGGTGGAACAGCTGCCACCAGAGAGCCGCATCGACGGTCAGCCCGTTGCGCCGGATTCTTTCGAGAACCGTCACATCCATTCCCTTCCGGGCGGGCGAGACGACGATCTCGGCAGAGCCGGCTGTCTCGTCGATGGCGACCTCAGCTTGCAGTCGAAAACGCTGCGCAAGAGCCTCGACAACCCTCAGTTCGCCGATTTCGGTGGCGCTACGGACCTCGACCCTCCCCGAACCCTGCGTGCGCAGACGCTCCGCTGCGAGATCGAGCACCGCATCGGCGGCGATCCACGCGTGCTGCCCGCCGCAGTCGACAGTTAGGCGTTCGGCGTCCGCTGTTAGGCTCAGCGCATGCGGATTTGCCGATCGCACCGCCTCGAGGTTGTGAGCCAGGCGGCCGAAGCCGCCGAGGCCGAGCGCTGCGGAATAAAGGGCGCAATCCCTGAGCGAGGGCACGAGGCCCGCGTCGAGCCGCGTGACCTGTATCAACCGCTCGAAGACCATCCGCAGTTCGCGAAGGCTGACAGTGAGGTTCGAAGGAAGGTTGGACTGGCAGGAACTCATAGGCTCGGCTCCGAAGGGTAGAACCACAGGTCGTCGGCGCTGCCGGCGGCAATGTCTTCCGGAACAGGCGCGCCGTGGAACAGAACGCCGCGCAGGTTGCGGTCGAGGAAATCGCGGGTCTTGTCGATGCCGTGGATGCCGACATTGAGAAGGCGGGTGATATGAGCCGGGGTGAAGGCTCCGCTCATGATGTCGGCATGCGGCGAGTGGAGGCCGGTGCCGGCAAGCGCCTGCACGCGCGTGGCGATCGCCCGGTGTTGGGGATGCGCAAGCAGGAAGCGGGCCGTGCTGAGGGTCGGATCGGCGGCGGCGAGGTCGCGGTCGAGGGCAACCACGAGCCGTGGCAGGTCGAGGCCGAGATTGACGACGTTGTCGCCGACTTCCGCAGCGGGGCCGCGGCGCGGCTCCTCGGCGGACACCGATTTGTACCAGACGTATCGCATTGCGGACTCGATATCGAGGTCGAGTCCGAAAGCCCAGGCGTAGTCATTTCTCAGGATCTCGCGCAGCCGGGCGACCGGCATTTCCGGCCGGCCCGTCAGCTCTTCATCGATGACGAGGCCTTCCACGAGCTGGTCGGCCTCTTCGGCGACGAGCTCTATGAGGAGGGAATGGAGGGTTTCCATGGCTTCCGCATGGACGCGGCACTCGAGGGACGCAGCAAGCTCGGCAAAGGGCTCGCTTTCGAAACGGCTGCCGCTCTGCCAGCGGGCAAGCAAATTCGCAACGGCGTCGCGGATCACGCCGAGTTCCCGCGCCACGACATCGGAGCGCGTGACGTTCTCGTACTGCACGCGGTCCTCGGACCGGAAGGTTATCGCCTTGTCGACAAGGCTCAGCAGTTTGGCAATCTCCGAGCCCGCTTCGTCCGGTGTGAGCGCCTTGGCACGTGCGATCGCCTCCTCGCGGATGAACAGCCATCGCTCGATCAGGCGCGGGTGATTGTTGACGAAGAGCATCAGGCCAAGCGCCGAGCCGTTGCCGACCCCGAGGAAGCGGCGAAGCTCGATCGCCATCTGCGGGGCGGCAGGGGCTTCGAGCCGGACGAGATGGGCAAGGAGATCCTGGGCAAAGACGCGCATCATATAAGCGCAGAGCATCTGGGCGGCGAGCGACCAGCGCAGCGGGTGATCGCCCTCATAGGCGAGGAAGGATTTGGTCCCGAAGGTACCATTGCCGTCGAGGCCGGTATTGCGCATCAGGTAGCAGGTCTGGGCGAGCTCGGCGACGTTGGGCTGGCGGCCGGCCTGGAGCGCTGCCTTTGCGCCTTCGAAGAAGCGGCCGCTGCGGTTGGAGCGGCACCAGATCAACGTTGCGGGTGTGGCGCGGCCCTCATAGAGCTTCGGAAGCTCGGCTCGGGTCGTTTCGAAATCCCGCTCGCTCATGTCGCCTTCAACCAGAGCGCCCATCATATCCCAGGCCCGGCCGATGATGCGGCCCGTACGGCCGTGCGGCGAGGGCTCGAATGAATAGACGGGAAAGCTGAAGCGCCAGCCGCCGATGTCGATGCGGTATTCGGCGACGCCGTTGCCCTTGGCGTCGATGTCGAAGCGCTTGCATAGGATCTGCCAGCGCTGGCGAACGGCGCGGCTCATCAGCGCGCGTGAGGCGCTGATGCGTGAAGGCTGGATGGCGGCGAGCTTTTCTGGCTTCATGATGTCGGCCGGGGAACGCATCAGCCGCGCGATGCGGTGAGCCTCCGACTCCGGCGCGGGTTTCTTCAGGGCGCTCATTTCATTGTTCTCCTCGCAGGCGCGCGGCGCTTGCCGCCGCTGCTGCGACGACGATCCGGGCGCACTTGTCAGTATCGAAACCTGTGAACGGGCCGGAAAGCGCAAGCGCGCCGATGCATTCGCCCTGCGCATCGATGATCGGGGCGGCGACCGCCGATACGGTCCGTGGCCCCTCGACCTCCGAAATGGCGTAGCCGCACTTGCGCACCCCGGTGATGGTCTCGTCATCCGGCAGTTCGACGCCCTGCGCCCTCAGCCGGTCGACTATTTCCGGACGCGAGAACGATACGAGCACCCGACCGAAGGCGGTGCGATCGAGGCGGAGCTGCGTTCCGATCCGAAGGTCCGCGCGAAGGACGCCGCGCGACTCGACCCGCCGAACGATGACGGCGGATTTTCCGTCGAGAACGGCGAGCGAGGCGGTCTCACCGCTCTCCGTGACCATCTCTTCCAGGACGCCTGCAAAGCGCACGCCGAGATTGGATTGTTCGAGCGCCATGGCCGCGTGTCCGACGATGCGAAGCGTCAAACGATAGCGGCCGTCGGGCGTCTGCTCGATCCATCCGGCTTCCACCAGAGTGACGAGGCGCTGATGGGCCGCACCCCGCGCTTCGCCGAGTTGGCGCGCGATGCCGACGAGGCGCAACGGCTCCGGTGCCGCGGCGATACACTCGAACGCTGCGAGGGTCTTGAGCACCGATGATAAGGGGCGAACCGACATTTTCTCAAAAATTCCGTAAAACCTCTTGTCTTCTATTAGAAGACATCGTATGTATATGTTGGACATAGATCTGCTTTCTGTCAACATCGTTCTGCGCGAACGACGGGTATTTTTTCGCGCCGAATTGGTG
The sequence above is drawn from the Sinorhizobium meliloti genome and encodes:
- a CDS encoding IclR family transcriptional regulator, translating into MSVRPLSSVLKTLAAFECIAAAPEPLRLVGIARQLGEARGAAHQRLVTLVEAGWIEQTPDGRYRLTLRIVGHAAMALEQSNLGVRFAGVLEEMVTESGETASLAVLDGKSAVIVRRVESRGVLRADLRIGTQLRLDRTAFGRVLVSFSRPEIVDRLRAQGVELPDDETITGVRKCGYAISEVEGPRTVSAVAAPIIDAQGECIGALALSGPFTGFDTDKCARIVVAAAAASAARLRGEQ